AGGTTACACACCTGTTTTCCACGCCCACACCTCCCAGATCGCATGCCAGCTGATCGCTCTTAACAAGAAGCTGGACCCGAAGACTGGCCAGGTTAAGGAAGAAAACCCGACTTTCCTTAAGGCAGGAGATGCAGCAATCGTTACCATCAAGCCAACAAAGCCGATGGTCATCGAGCCCGTAAAAGAAATTCCACAGCTCGGCAGGTTCGCTATCCGTGATATGGGTATGACAATTGCCGCAGGCATGTGCATGAGTGTTAAGCAGAAATAACACTCTCCTTTTTTCATTTTTTAAGGAGAAAAAAGGTTATGCAAAAAGCTAGAATAAGATTGTCAGGCATCAGTCCCAAGGATCTGGACGGAGTCTGCAACCAGGTAAAATCAATTGCGGAAAGGACAGGAGTAAATATATCAGGACCTGTTCCACTTCCAACAAAGAAGCTGGTCGTCCCTACAAGGAAGAGTCCAAGCGGTGATGGGACAGCAACATGGGACCACTGGGAAATGCGCGTACACAAGAGGCTCATCGACATCGCAGCCGATGAAAGAGCACTCCGCCAGCTCATGAGAATCCAGGTCCCAAAGGACATAAACATTGAGATTGTCCTCGAAGGATAAATGCAAAAAACGCCAGGTTACAGAACATCTCTGTACCCGGTCTTGCAAATTCCTTTTAACTTCTTTATTCCTGAATATTTATTTTATCCACTTTTGAGAAATTTGCCGGCGGCTGTCTGTATAAAGAACTTGTCAGCCAGCCGGATATTCTTCAAATATATTTCTGTGATGTTTTTCTTGATCCTTCTCTCTGTAATTTCTTGTGATTTTCTTTCTGTGATCTTCTTTCTATGTATTCACTTTAGTTAGATCTCAGTTTTTTACTTTAGTTAGATCTCAGTTTTTTACTTTAGTTAGATCTCAGTTTTTTACTTTAGTTAGATCTCAGTTTTTTACTTTAGTTAGATCTCAGTTTTTTGCTTTAGTTAGATCTCAGTTTTTTACTTTAGTTAGATCTCAGTTTTTTACTTTAGTTAGATCTCAGTTTTTTACTTTAGTTAACTTTAGTTAGATCTCATCCAGTTACAAATTCATTTTATTAGAGAAATTGAAATTACTCAGTTTTATCCACTTGTTCTTTGTCCATTTTTCCGGTTTCTTCTATTCGTTCTATCTGAACGAATCCGGCATACTTACAGAAAAAAATACCTGTAAAAATTATACCTCAGGATATAATGAACACAAATTTATATGTTAAATTCTAAAATTCATATCAATCTTTCTTGATATTTACCTTGTGGGTTTTTATGAATCAGATCCATATTGATTAAGAGAATTGAATTTCATTTTTGGAAGAAGAACGCCTGATATTATTATGTCAAAAACTGAGTTAAATTTTTGTAACCTTCGCAGGTGGTAAAGTGCCCGGAAATCCTAATGAAATAAAACTGGTAAACAATGCTATGTCCAATGTTACCCGACGGAAGATAATGAACTTTTTATCGGCAGGAGACAAAAGTGCTGAAGAAATCGGGGGAGAAGTGGGAAAGACTATGCTTGATTTCCATCTAAAACTCCTTCAACAGGCAAGCCTGATCGAGATTGAAGAAGGGACTGTGAGACTGAGCGAATATGGCAGGAATTTCCTTAAAGAGAAAGAGGAGAAAGGTGCAGATAAAACTGCAGATATTTCTCAGGCAAAACCAATAGAGATTACTGAGGTCAGACAGCTTTTGCCCTGTATAGCCGATTCCTCAAAGTTCAGGGTAATTGCAAATATAGCCCCTCATCTAGGTGGAACTCTCAAGGTTCTTGAACCACTCTTTCCCAGAGGCAAATATTCGGACAAAATAGGCGCTCTGATAATTCAAAAAGGAGAAATTATTACAACTGTTTACGGCACTGGAAAGGTGACCATGACAATGATAAAAAGTGAGGCGGAAGCCAGAGAATCTCTCCAGAGCCTTAAAAATACTATCAATGAAGCAATTGCAAAAGGTGTTGCTCCAGCACCAAGAGAAAAAGTCAGGGTTGAACCTATGGAGATCTACAAATACCTGCCTCAGACCAACTGTGGCAAATGTGGTGAACAGAGCTGTTATACCTTTGCAATAAAGCTTATGGGAGGAGAGATCACTCTGGACAAATGCACACCTCTAAAAGAACCGGGCTATGCAACAAACCTGGAGCATCTGCAAGTCCTTAGTGCATATATCTGATTAGGTTTTATGAAATTCATCTGATTGGAGCACATTAAAACACCTTGATTATAGTGCTCATTGATAGCTCTTTATCATACTCCAGATAGGTTAAATTCTCCTGCAAACTCGCTGAAGATGCTCTTAAACGATATTATTGGAATAATTAGCATCCAGAAGTAAGAAAATATCCAAAAAAGTCATATATTTTCTTTTTTATTTTTCATAGAGATTTCTTCATCAGGTTGTGGAAAATGAGTTGTGATCAGAGCCTGTAAGCAACGTGTACGCCTGAAAAAATTACCTGGCGGAAATAGCCTCCTGGTGTTAAAAATGACGGAGAATCCGAACGAGACAAAGCTAGTAAACTTTGCTATGGCCAACGGTACTCGAAGGAAGATAATTAACTTCCTGGCGGACGGTTATAGAAGTACCGGGGAAATAGGAGAGATAGTTGAGAAGGTAGCGCTTGACTTTCATCTCAAGATTCTCAAAGATGCGGGCCTTATCGAGCTAGAAGAAGAAACTGCAAAGTTAAGTGAGTACGGAAAGAATTTTCTGAAAGGTAAAAAAGAGACAAATCCTGAAGAAACCACTGATTTCTCCCAGTCAAAACCAATAGAGATTGCAAGTATCAGACAGGTTTTGCCCTGCATAGCTGATGCCTCAAGACTCAGGATAAGTTCAAATATAACCCCACCACCTGGTAGAGTTTTGAAACTCCTTGAACCTCTCTTTCAAAGAAGTAGTTATTCAGATAGAAAAAATAGCTTGATAATTCAAAAAGGAGAAATCATCACAACTATTTACGGTAGTGGGAAAGTCTCCATCAGAATGGTCAAAAACGAAAACGAAGCTAAAGAAGAACTTGAAAGACTGAAGAGTATTATCAATGAGGCTATTGCAAAAGGCGAAGCCCCAGCTCCCAGAGAAAAGATAAAGGTTAATCTTATGGAGATATATAAACACCTGCCCCAAACCAACTGTGGCAGATGTGGCGAGCAGGGATGTTACAGCTTTGCCATCAAGCTTATGGCCAGACAGGCAGCTCTGGAATTGTGTACACCCCTTAAAGAGCCGGAATACGCAAATAATCAGGAGCATCTTGAGGTTCTGGTTAATTACATCTAAACTATTAATAAAATATATCTTGTTAGGAGGAAATTTGAAGACACTTACTATAGTGCTCACCGATGGCCCTTATATTTCAGAATATGCTGAAATCGCCTCCAAACTCGCTGAAGAAGCACTTAAACAAAATCAGGTGAACATATTCCTTTACCTGGATGCAGTGCATATCCCTAAAAAAAGCCAAAACCCTTCATTTTTTAATAATGTGAGTGAACTTTTCACCGGGCTGGCAGAGAAAGGAGCCATAATCAGAGCCTGTGCAAGGTGTGCTGCTGCACGCGGCTACCTGGCAGAAGAGGACAATACTCTGAAAGGAAGTAACTGTGAGGATTATCTCACCGGGATAAAAATTTCCAGTCTTTATGAACTCTCAGAAATGCTGAAAAAGAGTGACAGGGTAATCTCACTGTCAAGATAAACCACCAAAAAGAGGTCTAATGATGAAATCGGTTTTCTGTCTGCTGGATACTGCCCCATACGGAAATGAAAAAGCCTTTGGAGCATTGAATGCGGCTGCAGTAAGTCTTACGGAAGTGAGCGTTACTTTCGGCCTTTATGGAGATGGAGTTTATCTTGCAGCTGCTGACCAGGATAGCACAGAGCTTGGAGTTCCAAATCTTTCAGACATTCTCTACTCATATGGAGAGTTAAGAGTAATTGTGCATGAACCCTCACTGATTGAAAGGGGACTTTTTGGTGAAACTCTGATAGAGACCATAGAACTTGTAGATGAAGAGGATTTTCTTGAAGAGATGGAAAACTCAGACTTCGTTATCTTATTTTAAGAAAGAGGTAATAGTGTGCAAGAAGAATATGATGTATTCCTGTTGACAAAGCCTCCTTTCAGTCCACGGGCAGAATTGTGCCTTAAACTGGCTGCTCGCTCCGGAAATGCAAGGCTTTACCTTGCAGGCGACGGAGTTTATCATCTTCTTTGCGGCATACGAGAGCTTCCGGGATGTATGGTTTATGCCTGTCAGGAAGACCTCGAAGCAAGGGCTGTAAACGCCAGAGAGAAAGCTATGGTTCCTGAGAACTTTTACGCTGTTTTTATAGAGGATGTAATGGAACACTGTAAACATGCATATACATTTTAAACGAAAGCCAGCAGACATGAAATAAGCGTCACTGGACAGGATGACTTTATATGACCGAAAAGCTCCCACCTGAGATTATTTAGGGATTAGAACAAGCGAGCAGGTTGCATGAGCAAGCAGTCTGCGACCATGAAAAATGCAGAGAGTTTAGTGAAACTTTATCTAACCTTCTGGTCAGGCTCGAAGACATGAAATACTACAGGACAGCGGATAGGTTAATGAGCATTCTCATAAACTGCAGCCCGAAAGAAGCCTCTCACTGCGAAAAAGCTTCGCTTGTTGGAGAAATGATGAAAGAAGTGACAAAAGAACTGACAAAAAAGCACAATTCAAGATAAGTTATTATGATCTTTATATACTCAGTGTTATTAAATACTCGACACTCAGAACTTTAATAATGGGCGATCCCTTTTTAGCTCCAAAATTATGTTTGAGAGGATATCATTGAAACTTTAAGGAATTAGAAATTTCATATTTCTGGAAAAGAAATGCTCTCTTGAAAAGAATACTCTCTTATTAACATTTCAGGTTGACAGCTCTCAGCTACTTAAATATGTTATTTAAAAATCCAGCACCTCTATAACATTCCGGACTTGTCATCTGTTTTTTACCCGGTTAAAAATGATTAACAATCATCCCAAAAATATTACAACCGGTTACTTTTATATAGATTATTTCAAATATATTTGAAACAGCTATGGGATTCATACCTTTAAAGAACAGCATGAGGCACATTAGAGATTATGAAATACTTCTGTGCTTCAGATACTTTGATGCTGATTTTTAAATTCAGTTGTCTGAAGCCTGAACAAATGAATATCTCAGAAGACTGTTCACGTCAGCGTTAAACTGAGTGTAATCGATTACAGGCGGTTCAAAATCGTATGATTTATGAGGATTGACGCAACATCAGATGTAAAACTTTGATGTATGTAATAAGTGAATAAAATAGCAGTTTATGAGGTACAAAAAACGTGTCGAAATCAAAAAATGTATGGGAAGAGTTCTTTGCAGATAAGAAGAGAGGAGGGCACAGATCTTCAGCTGAAGAATTTTTATCCAAAGAGGCCAGAGAAAAGCTGTACCATCTGAATGGGGGCAAAACCCTTCTTGATTTTGGCTGCGGCGCAGGAGAGCTTCTGGTTTATTATTCTCTCGAATATGAAAAGCTCGTAGGAGCTGATTTTTCCGCATCAATGCTTGAAGAGGCAGGCAAAAGGGTCAGGGGAAGAAAGTGTGAAAATGTAAATTTAATACTGGCTAATGATAAGAATGTCTGGGAAAAGCTTGATTTTTCCTTTGACCGGATAACTGCAGCCGAAGTGATCCAGTACCTCACATATGAAAAAGTTGATAATTTTATTGCCAGTGCTATGAAGCATTTGAACAAAGGAGGCAA
This window of the Methanosarcina mazei S-6 genome carries:
- the rpsJ gene encoding 30S ribosomal protein S10, translating into MQKARIRLSGISPKDLDGVCNQVKSIAERTGVNISGPVPLPTKKLVVPTRKSPSGDGTATWDHWEMRVHKRLIDIAADERALRQLMRIQVPKDINIEIVLEG
- the tusB gene encoding sulfurtransferase complex subunit TusB, which translates into the protein MQEEYDVFLLTKPPFSPRAELCLKLAARSGNARLYLAGDGVYHLLCGIRELPGCMVYACQEDLEARAVNAREKAMVPENFYAVFIEDVMEHCKHAYTF
- a CDS encoding class I SAM-dependent methyltransferase, with protein sequence MSKSKNVWEEFFADKKRGGHRSSAEEFLSKEAREKLYHLNGGKTLLDFGCGAGELLVYYSLEYEKLVGADFSASMLEEAGKRVRGRKCENVNLILANDKNVWEKLDFSFDRITAAEVIQYLTYEKVDNFIASAMKHLNKGGKIILFDLLDPRLYPLWKIGLFSRDFGVDKILRRIAFETRTIFLATLKNRPKDILGYTHKPHTIENIANKHGFKMEYVKSMYYEYKYHAIIS
- a CDS encoding (Fe-S)-binding protein; the protein is MPGNPNEIKLVNNAMSNVTRRKIMNFLSAGDKSAEEIGGEVGKTMLDFHLKLLQQASLIEIEEGTVRLSEYGRNFLKEKEEKGADKTADISQAKPIEITEVRQLLPCIADSSKFRVIANIAPHLGGTLKVLEPLFPRGKYSDKIGALIIQKGEIITTVYGTGKVTMTMIKSEAEARESLQSLKNTINEAIAKGVAPAPREKVRVEPMEIYKYLPQTNCGKCGEQSCYTFAIKLMGGEITLDKCTPLKEPGYATNLEHLQVLSAYI
- a CDS encoding DsrE family protein, translated to MMKSVFCLLDTAPYGNEKAFGALNAAAVSLTEVSVTFGLYGDGVYLAAADQDSTELGVPNLSDILYSYGELRVIVHEPSLIERGLFGETLIETIELVDEEDFLEEMENSDFVILF
- a CDS encoding DsrE/DsrF/TusD sulfur relay family protein, yielding MKTLTIVLTDGPYISEYAEIASKLAEEALKQNQVNIFLYLDAVHIPKKSQNPSFFNNVSELFTGLAEKGAIIRACARCAAARGYLAEEDNTLKGSNCEDYLTGIKISSLYELSEMLKKSDRVISLSR
- a CDS encoding (Fe-S)-binding protein — its product is MTENPNETKLVNFAMANGTRRKIINFLADGYRSTGEIGEIVEKVALDFHLKILKDAGLIELEEETAKLSEYGKNFLKGKKETNPEETTDFSQSKPIEIASIRQVLPCIADASRLRISSNITPPPGRVLKLLEPLFQRSSYSDRKNSLIIQKGEIITTIYGSGKVSIRMVKNENEAKEELERLKSIINEAIAKGEAPAPREKIKVNLMEIYKHLPQTNCGRCGEQGCYSFAIKLMARQAALELCTPLKEPEYANNQEHLEVLVNYI